The window TCGTTTCAGATCAAACCGATCCTTCTTCAGGCCAAATTGTATCTCATAATCAGACAAACTGGGTTGTTCCGATAACCAAGAGTCCATATGCTCCAAGAGTCCATATGCTCGTTGCCCCTCTGTGCATCAGCACTGCCGTCTTTCCATCCCGACAGTGCTACCATCTCACCTCGTCGCATTGATCCGAGGACCCTTACAGCATAATTGCCCACAGCTGTTTGATTTCGCCACAATTTTGCACACATCAGAAGAACATTAAGGGACTTTATTATATTTCCCCATTGGACCTTGTTGTTGTCGTTTCTCTCCCTTATGGAGTTTTTCAGTGTCATATAGTGTTTATTTTACTGACCCGCAAATTCTACCCTTGTGGGTTGCCAGATTCTAttaatctcccagtgggaggggggtgggaactgGAGCTCACCTTGAGTTTCTTCTCTCTTATGTGTGCTTCCAgcgcggtgtgatgatgtcacttccaggagtgatgtcatcgcacaggcctgggagtgctcccaggctttgcgCCGGGCTGAGTTGAGCCTGTGggcccatgcaatgatgtcattcctgggagtTACGTCGCCGTGACACAAGCACACCTCAAGATGGAACTGCAAAAGgaggccaaaaaaaaaataccaacaaAATAAAGTTAGCACACTTTACTGTCCCTAGCAAGGGTTAACTGATGGTCTAAAGTTTCAGCTATGACTGCAGAAAAAATGATGGATTTGTACTTCAATGCACCTGATGAAGCGAGCTCTGAATGCAAGAAACGTGTTGTGTACCTTCTGAGGCTGAGAAAGGACTTACTTAGTTTTAAATCAATATATGTATATGATaaagcagaagtccagtggcaccatgaaGACTAATTTAGGGAATCCTTTCCATAATAAATTGTGTTCTCCATGCAGGACAGAGAATTTGGCagtgggggcatttcatggcacaatttcacaGGCCTCCACCTGAACGGAAAGTGTGCAGGAAATCCCCTTTGCAGCTCTGCATTTCCAGGCAAGAGGGATGGATAGCCCAATGCTGCAAAGAGCCCCATGTTTAAAATAATCTGGCACCAACTCGACTGCCACCCTCCTCCACTACTCTGCACATCCCTCCGGTTAATGTGTGAAACTGTCAGGACTTCCTGACATAATTgctttggacagatcataaagaGTCCTAAGGCAAGATGAGGGTCGTTAATATACTGCCAGAGTCAAATCCCCTTCTTTTGCCCGTCCTCTTGCTTTTAATAATGGTTTAATGAAAAATTCAAAATTAATTGGAACTGGCGGCAGACGCTCCGTACAGAAGTCGCACTCAGCTTTGCGAACGTTCAATTTTTCAAGAGGTGGAATAGTTGGTGGGAGGACAGGCTGGCGCTCCCAGAATTTGGAGACAGTGGGAGAGAGCTGAAGTGAACCTGCAGAGTCGCACAGCcgtctttcccctccttctgagACTTTGTgtggcagaaattcaacaggtaaactttccagagtcagagtgtctgaagaagggagctctggctcttgaaaatttatactctgaaaatctactgcagaccaacacggcctcACACCTAAACCTATCAGGTAAAGTTTCACTCAGAAGAGAGCtccagtcatcatcatcatcatcatcaaaaaaaaaaaaggtttgccATTGGTCCTCTACTGGAACATACGGTATTGCAGCCCCAGATTCAAataaggtgtgtgtgttttaggaGCGGCTGAGATCGAGCCAGGGTTTGCTTCGAATGTGCAACTGGACCCAAAATGGACAGCTGCAGCAGGGAAGTCCTGCCAAAGCCGTGCTGATATGCTGTCAGATTCTCAGTTCAGAGGATTTTCTCTCACTCAACGTTGGCCTCTAAACAGCCTGCAATGTGACTCAAAGGAATAAAGCTTTTGCACACACGCAGGGAAAACACACAGGTGTGTTGTGCTGGTGGATGAATCACATTCACACACCACTCTGcaaattttcctttttaaaaaggggggcttGTTGAATTTTTGATAGACTGGCTTAGAATAGTTCGGTCAACTTCTTTTATATCTAAATTGATGTACTTCAAAAGATCAGCaaaaattgattttatttattgactACAGCAATATGAAATTTCAGGATGGTATTCAGCCATTTGATGGTTGATTTATTATGGAGAAagttccactgtgtgtgtgtgtggaggaatcCTTCACAAGGGAGACTATAAAGTATTATTTTGTAGAATGAAGGACTGtaaaattgtttatttttatatgcCATTCTGTATTTCTTGTTTTGggctttgtaattttttttaaaagctcagtaTGGCTCCTTAATGACTTATTTCATAGGGTCACTTGCCAATTAAAGAAATTTTAGTTGATTAGTAATCTTCCATTTTAAACTGCAAATTAATAACACATGGCATTTTAGATTAAACCAATATAAATGGGTTGGAAAATATAGATGTGTTTTGCTTGGGCTGGTGCTTTGCTTTGCATTaaggaaagggcccttctctAGATGCTCCGGAGCAAACAGGGGTGCCATCTCCAGCATCCTCCTCCTCATTAACCAATTGAaatccttgcaacagccctgtaaggtagatgtTATTTTTATTCCGATCTTGCAGCCAGCGGGGTGGAGGCAGAATGAGTGTGGTTTCGGGCAGAGGTGAAGTTGGAGACTTCTTGATTCATAACTCAGTCACCACCACACCGCACCCATGCTTCATTATTTGATTATATTTAAATTAATGAGTACATCCTTCAAGCCCTCAACAGAGGTGCCCTTTTGAGGTATTGGAAATATAAGATATATGATAAGGCAAACACAAGCTGCTACTTGTTGTTTGAAAGGAAAAGCCATCTGTACAAGTTACTTTTCATTCTGTTCCAATTACAGCATATAGAGTGTGGTGTAAGAGtgagagtgttagactaggaatGGGAAGACATGAGTTGAAATCCCCAcacagccatgaaactcactgggtgatattGGGCCAGTCATCACTCCACCTAACCAAACTAAAGGCACTattgtgagtaggggtgtgcacctgaaaaatattcgggtttcccgtTTCGGGGAAAAACTCAAAATCCGAAGCAGCATGGcgcttcggattcgggtttctaagttacatcagtatgctccgtaaagattctgagcatactgaagtgacggggatgggagagggggaaggggagcctCCTGTTATTTGGTAAGCCATAATATACCAGATCCAAGATAGCCTTCAATTAGGGTTTCCAGTCCCCAGGGGGATCAGGGGATTCCTctctcccagtctctgccccttgctgcctcttacctggccggtggggggtggtggtggtcccaGGAGCTCTAGAGTGTGCTCCTTTGCCCTTCATTGTAAcgctaggaatgatgtcattccctgtGCAACAGTGAAGGGTCCAGAGTGCTGggcactttgtgcatgcatgctGAGTACTCCCTCAAGTGTGCCCCCCCAACATACCCCTGTTCCCCAGTTTGGACtctggggaacctggcaaccctaactccaaaAACATTCCTTGCATCAATGTGGGTGtcgtgggctgggccagcccaagcagagtagtccaagtccagtccaaagtcagAGCACGAGTCCAAAGATAGGGGTGAGTCCAAAGTCCATAAGCCCAGTCAGGATGTCCGTAAGTCAGTTACCAGTCCATTCGCGGGCTACACAATAACAGAGTCAAGGCAGAGTCTGGGGGTCACAGAGCAAGGCAAGGTAAGGTTCAGCAGCATGGccacagcaggaacaggattccaacATGCTGTTTCCgtgcctcctggtcttctgtggctgagttttatagacaggctgggcttacagccagctgcttggaTCTGTCCTCTGGTCACTCCTCAttgctctcaacaagcagctggcatctggccaggaggcgtacactttgctgcctctgctgcagctCCACACATTGCCTTTGTCTGCGGTGctctctgggtgaggctggaggttTGGATGTCCTTGGCTGCGCTTCACTGGTGGTGTGggagctggagggtgtcggtgcctctggctcagctgctggctgtggactctgatcctccggcagctgttcctcctgatctccagcttctgctgagtcagggctggctaggctgggtacacaaggctcctctccttctgaggagtcctcactattgCTGAGCCCCATGATAGTGAGGTAATGGTTAGAGTGAGAACTCtgatggggggaggagggcagggttcaaatcctcacgTGTTCATGAACTGATCCTGGTGGGGTCACTGTCTCCTAGCCTCATCTCCTTCCCAGGGCTGTTGAGAGGAAAAGTGGAGGAAGAGCTATGCCTGCCCCCTCGGCGAAGGACACCCAGTCAATACGTTCTTGAATGCTTTTGCTGATGGATCATCTGCTTAAACTAGTACAGGTTCTAGCTGTTGCTTGGTCGGGCATAAAGGGGTCTACTTTCCCCACACAATAAGAAGTTCTGGGGCAGCACTAGAGGGCTGAGCACTAATAATAATATATGAATGATAGTTATAACATATACTagcattactagcaacaaagcccgttggtggggggggaatacaacgggctctagaaaggggagggtgggcagggagGCATTcgttcctcctccgtcactgattccagctggagaaggaggggggtgggcattgtcatttgCTCCATGCtggatctgcctgatcttggctttgctacctgctccacgtGTGATGCAttccgggtaaagggggggggggcattgccgcctgctccaagcctgacgccagctgggtgaaggggggtgggtaggcattgctacctgctccttgctgggtgaagggtggaacaggcattgcctcctgctccgcacttgATCCTGACAGATGAAGGTGGGCAGGGGGCTttactttttttttggtttattgtactgatgtatgcattatatccacatacaatctatacttcatgtatgtatacatatagaataaatttaactatCCATACATCTGATACAGacttgtttccccccttttctttactacctgctctgctcctgatcccagctaggtgaaaggggtgtgggcattgtcacctgctctgctcctgattctggcaggttgaaggggggggcaggcttggctcctgactccagcagggtgaagatggggtgggcattgccgcctgctctgtggtttattccggtaggttgaagagggcggacattgccacctgctctgctccttatcccagctgggggaagggaagaagggcattgcctcctgctctgcacctgattgcAGGCAGGTGAAGacgcaaggtgggcattgccacctgctccactcctgatcccaaatgggtgatggtggggggtgggcattgcctcctgctccaccactaataccagctgggttaagacaggggagggcattgccatctgatctgctcctgatcccagctgggttaaggtgggggagagcattgccacctgctccgctcctaatacctgctgggttaagacagtgggtgggcaaagccacctgctttgcttctgatcccagctggatgatgggggatgggtgggcattgccaagtgctcaattcctaataccagctgggttaaggtcgggagtggcattgccacctactctgctcctaataacatcTGTATTAAGGTGGgcggtggacattgccacctactccgctcctaataccagctgggttaaagtgggggtgggcattgccaaatgctctgctactaataccagctgggttaaggcaggggacagCATTGCCATccactccgctcctaatatcagctgggttacggcaaggggcaggcattaccacttgctccactcctgatcccagctggctgaaggggggtgggcattgccacctgctccgctcccaataccagctggtttaaaaTGAGGGGGTAGGCATTttcatctgctccgctcctattaccagctgggtttaggcagggggtgggcattgccactctctccgctcctaataccagctgggttaaagcaggggggcagacattgccaactgctctggtCATGATCCCAACTGATTCATAGGGGAGGacggcgggcattgccacctgctccactgctgatacgGAGTCAAGTTGGaggggttaagttgggtggtgggcattgccacctgcctcactcctaataccagctgggtgaaagtgggaggtgggcattgccacctgctcccatcctgctcccggcctgggcttcccaccatggcacgtctGCTGGAGGGACATGGTACCTTGCCTACgtttccctctgtggcagcgccctctggtggtgcaccagggtataaagtgagttgtctgaaatacacttaactctattatatagtaagatgaacAGCCATCACAGGACAACACTCCATTGAAAAGTCAACAGGCAGCTTATTTCAAGGATATCCATGGGTAGCAAAGCTTGTTTTGAACTCTCCATGCCCAAGGCTTGGAAATCAGGGCTAGGCCTATGCAAATGAAGAGGCAGGGCTGTGCAGGTACTCAGGGGCTTGTGTCTCAATGGCTAGCGCAGAAGGGGTGAGGGAGGGAATGGGTTTAGCCCACACACCAGGGGTGTTGTCCCATTGCCATTATGCGGGACAGTCAAGCTCTTTGTGGCTACACTAAACGAAAGGGTGGGCATACAAGGGCACAGCTGGGTCATAGCAACAAGATCAGCCTCTAATttaagtgccagtttggtgtagtggttaagagcgcaggagtctaatctctggagagccgggtttgattctccactcctccacttgaagccagctgggtgaccttgggctagtcacagctctctcggagctctctcagccccacccacctcacagggtgttttgttggggggataataatcaACAAGTGAAGACATTGCCCCAATACAATACAAAAGCAATGTGCAATAGGAAAGGCTATACTGTGTGGTAACCAGAatgcacacaaaaaaacccaacccacAGTAATGAGGTCTACAGACCCATACAATAATTATACAGTcacacaaatgtaacaaaataagccaaacgctttatatatatatatatatccaagtTCAGACTGCTGGGATCCATATGGAATTGGAGGAGGGAATGTAACTTTGCAGAACTGCACAACCACCAATTGCACtgcgctcttgaaaaagagattacgaaacaggagttcagcttgcaccCTCTTGAGCACATGGTGCTCTTCCCTGAGGGTTGGACGTCTCAGCTGCGGTTTCTCCTGGTGGGGAATTGGTCTCAGGAACGTTTTCGTCATAGACCACTGCAGacaagaagaaaggaataccTTCCACAACATTTGAAAGTTACTTTTGGGACGTTTACACCCTGTCAGGGGGGGACTTTTGGTTTGTGCATTCTCTACAGTGCTTACTTAACAACTGTGAACAGCAGCCTGAACttggatatatatatatgtaaagtGTTTGGCTTATTTTGTTATATTTGTGTGATTGTATAATTATTGTATGGGTCTGTAGACCTCattactgtggggataataatggcatactttgtgaaccactctgaatgggcattaagttgtcctgaagggtggtatataaatcaaatgttgttgttgttgttgttattcaaaagGAAGGCTTGTAGTACAGAGCCCGAGTGTGAATAAGAGAATGTGCTAAAGGCTGTGCAAACTGTACAAACATTGGGATCCTTTCCACAAGCAGCAGCAGTTTTGTCCAGCACAAGGCCCCCAAGGGCATCTTTCAACAAGAACAGCTCTTCATAGACCACAAGTTTAAAAACTGGTTCTTATTTTGCTGCCCATGAGCTCTCGCCATGGCTACGGGCTGAGATGCTGGGAAGTCAAGGAACGTTCACGGTGTTCCAACTGCTCTGGGCAAAAGCACCAGCAGTGGAATGTTGCTGAACATGCAAGTGTGGGAAGGAAAAGCACCTATGggggcaagagaaaagaaaactcTCTCTTCTGTTGTGTATTGTGACCAGTAACATCTTTCCAAGGCCTTGCGGGCTATTTCTAAAGATCCTTTCTGAGTCCAGGAAACATTACCCATAGTCCTTCCCTTTACTTGGGTCCTTTTCATACTAGGACTTTAAAGTATTTCagtatctattctgcttcccatgtttgcagaagttccACACTTGCAAGACATTCATGGGATGCAGAACTGATGTTTGTCCATGGTATCCCTAATTtccccccctgcagacatactgcaattttattttgaagccgctgccaaGTCGTGtctggcctgattaatgtcagtgcaaaTTCTATACtccctttctgcttctcttctcccccctctccttttccctcggagctgattggtctgtccgcCTGTAACCActtccaccctcctcagctctctgaaccccttttccaccatttttatcagtaatgcaaggtaagggtcataaggctgcctctccattggcttccttcctcccaggtatgcatgcactcttttttttcaaagccaggaacaattcctaatgttgctgctcattccctgctggctttaaaagccaggaaagggttaaacggctgctttccccttcctcccttgagggtatgcactctctctctctctctctctctctctctctctctctcttttttgcaaaGCCAGGAATAAGTTATAACCCAAGCTGGTTTGCAAAACAAAGGACAGGGAGGGAAGCTGcagggaggggatgaagcagcagcattttaactctttcctggcttggctttaaaaaaaaataaatgaaagtggaacaagcacaaaaagtacattccccccccccaactctaccTCCAATTGCTTCTCCAGTGGGcaagggacagcccaatcagcaaatatggggggggggggttccaacattgcaatgctACTACAGCTGCtcaaattttttttcaaaaaaaaatgtgaagtgaattgcaaagccttgaaagcccgaaactgcaccaaggcttcaaagcccatccaaaatgaaaaacaagatgccaaatcgaaattgccttggacagtgtggaatgtgAAGGTGCCATGCTAAAGCCATTGTGACAGCAGCGagtgctcataaatggcggtttaaactgtaagtgcgaaAAAGTCTTCCCGTATAAGAAGCTGACTTACATTGAATCAGATCACTGACTCATGTTGCTCAGTACTGTCTAATCTGACACTGGACAAACAAGTTACACCCTGTGCAAAATGGACACAATGCtggcattaaaaatcacaatattcagaaaccagtgaGGGAACATTTTGAACTTCCAAAACATTCTGCTGCTGACCTAAAAGCCACAATTTTCCTACCAAATAACATGTCATGTttgtcacccatccatgccattattttcagttgAAGTGTTGCTGTGAACCAGTGTTTtgtgctgaaccattgttctgtaagagccagtttggtgtagtggttaagagtgcgggactctaatcttgagaactgggtttgattccccactcctccacttgaagccagctgggtgaccttgggctagtcacagttctctggagctctctcagccccacccacctcacagggtgttttgttgtggggataataatgacatacttcgtaaacagctctgagtaggcattaagttgtcctgaagggtggtatataaatcgaatgttataataattattattatgctGTGCCTTaatatcatattgctgatgccataacttgccttgtattcacaggcctgctgtatccagagtgtcttatcttttGTGCTTTGAAgttcagtgtctctgaccttgcaaacctgctagttctcaggggaaagaagaatactgtgtttcattcttaatctgttgcctcTCCCCTTTGTCTAgacaaagcatgtaaactatttagggagttctcagaactTCACGCCAAATGTTATgtcttcctggtgggaggggggatgtgtacttgggacctataagaactataatttttacagatcttgttattcctgtcaaccttctgatcaacctgtggacgtatctatgaacatgatttgattccttgaataaagccttttcaaccaagaccatggagtacttgctgtgagggtacagggatctatctgccatagcctgtcatccatagacctgacatAACATCAAAGAGAAAATCCAATGTGAACTTGCTGAATTAGGATTCATTCTAATTCTCCTCACCTCTTTCCCTCTGCCACAGCCTGAACAAGGATTTCTCTCTCACTGTATGCAGAAATGTCTTGCATGTCCAAACCCCTTTCGGATGTTAGTTTGGCTGAAACTCTGTAACTTCTTTTTGGATTTGCTTCTCTCTTCATCCTGCACTTTCTGAGATGAGATTTCACATAGGGTTTCTGgtcccccaatgggggcaggggatcccccgttcccagcctcctccccccaccatcactcacctggctggaggggggaaagacatgggaacgggcctcccagagCGTGCTCACAGCatggcacaacgacatcactcccaggagtgacattgcacagaccccaggagtgctcccaggctttgggTCAGGCTGATTCGGCCCATTCTGGGGGCCCGAATTGGCCCAgtgtgaagcctgggagcactcacggggcctgcatgatgtcatcattcccagaaagtgacatcaccatgcaccATGCCAGGAGAGCATGCTTGAGAGGATGTCCAAGAGGAAAGTGCCGGGTCCCCCCCCtcacctgctgggagggtaaggggacctggcaaccctaatttctcATCACTCTTATTTTGCCTATCTAGCATCCCTTAGGAGTGGCTTTCAAGCACTCTTGGGAATTGATCGGCTCTTTGTTTTAAGCTGGTCTCTCTTTGTAACCCACCCCTTTCTCTTGTTAATGTAACTGCCTCAGCCTTCTGCATCTGATGacgtgagctctgactcatgaaagctgacGCCGGAATAAGTTCTGTTAGTCTCTGAGTTGCCACAGGAATCCTGTTTCATTTAGCTGcaacagacgaacatggctaccctAGCTGGAGTAATCTGAAGGGTAATGGCTCTCGGGAGAGGCACTGTTGCCAATACGTGCTCCCTGGAAAGCTTTATGTGGAGATGCCAGCAACTGAACCTGAGTGCAAAGCTCTGTTGCGGTGCCTTCTCTGGCAGAGGTGGCCGTTTCCCAGTACCTGATACCTGAGACTCATAAaccggagatgccaggaattgaaccttgtCTGCACGTGTTCATTGTGAAAAGCAACCTATGATTCTCTGAGATGAGGCTCTTCCCTGGAATGAGAAGCATGAAGCTTGACAGCTGGCTAGGAACCGGTTTGGCCAGCCCCACAGGGTGGTGTTTCCTTCCGAAACTCTGCTGGAGAGGTTGTGCCTCAGTCTTAAGCTTCATGTCTCTGTTGCCTGCCACGGCAGCTGCTCTTCTGAAGCCAGAAGGGATGGAGACCCTGCGGAGAAGCCTTTCCCGCTGGAAGAGATATCACATCAAAGTCCACCTGGCTGAGGACGACGTGCTGCTCCCCCTGACAGTGCGGCCCACCGACAACATGATGGACCTGCGGGCTCATCTGGTGAGGGAGGGCGTCACCTCATGGAAAAAAACCTTTTATTACAATGCCCGGCAGCTGGGGGAGCATGAGACGGTGAAGGAGGCCAAAATCCAGAACGGGTCTGTTCTCCTGCTTGTCAGCGACGAAAGGTAGGCCTTGAGGAATGTTTGTGGGCCTGAGCCGCTGGCCTGGTTTCCAGTCATAAAACTTGCAAATGGAGCGCTGGGGTGACGGGGAACTCTAGGAGGCAGTCCACCCACACCCCGACTACCCACTGCATTTGCCATAGCTAGAGTGTGCTTTGGGAGTATCATAACAGATACCGGTTTCATCTTTATGGCTCAAGGATGTTTTGGAAATGGCTGGGGGAAATTTGAATGCaaataaacagaacaaaacaaaaggaactgTGTATGCCCCCGCTCTGAGTTTCTTGGATGGGATATCATATATAGGAACAGGTAGACGAGAGCCAGATGCGAGAGATCTTTGCTAAAATAGCATTCCCTATCAGAACACGAAGGCGCCGTTGGCCAGTGGTGTGCCACTGTGCTGAGGAGGGAATTGTGGGTGCATTTCAGTTAACTGAAGAGCTGGAACACAGATTTGCTTTCCAGGGTGTGACCCACCCATGTTCAGCTCCAGGGCCTGTATCCTGGCTCAAATTATATACATCAAAGGATCACTCTGTACAAGCAGCAGAATCTAGGGCTCCAAGTTTTCCTGCTGCTGGCACATCTAGTTGCCTGAAAAGGTGTCAGCAGCATGGTGGCTGGATCCCAAAGTGCAAAAAGCAACATctgtaaaatcaataaaaaagcAGACTAGCTTCTTTTTGTATCTGTAGGCAGACCCTGCTTATACATTCATCTATCTTGGCTTATAAATCTATCAGTACACAGACTTGGTttccaaatacaaaaatacaaagaaaaacaaagttgAGGATTAAAAATATTTGATAGCTATATTATGAATCTGTACACAGCATCAATTCTTGACCACATATAAGTGGAACCAGTGTGACTCAGTGTCTGACCAGgacctgggagagccaggttcgaatccccagtctgccatgaagcttagtcggtgaccttgggtcagtcactctcagcttaacccccCTCACAAGACTCTTAGGACAATGCGAGGGAGGGGAAAACCAGGCCCCCTGGGCACCCTAAGTTCCTTGGAGAGAGGGTGAGATAAATCTAGATTGGAAAGACAAGATTAGTTCAGTTTTACTGATTGTATGGTGATTCTAAATTACCAACCACTCAATACGGGGCTGGTTAAATCCATCTGTTCCGTACAAAAAGTAACTAATGAGTGTATAAATGTAAATTGCACATCCAATCTtatgagaggtgtgtgtgtgacaaTTTCTATTTAAGGGTGATTTCTACTTACCAGGTATGTGTAAACTGGGGAAGGGGATCCCAGAGGTATCATACTGAACCAGACACAGTTGGCAAGTTATTGAATGTGCTTGCAAACTTCTAGACCCCTATTTTGGGGGGAATAGTTTCTAAATTATGGAATATTTAGAGAAGGGAGGGAGCGGGAAGAGGGTTCTAGTTTCCCACTATATTTTAATTCATATTTAGAGTTCCATCACGAAAAAATACTTCAGATGGTGTGCATCTCCACTCGGCTCTGGTCAAAGGAGGAATCCTGCTGCTCCTAGGCAGAAGAGCATGTCTGGGAGGGTGGCAAACCTTTCCCCCTCCGTTCATGGAACTGGGAAGACTCCCT of the Eublepharis macularius isolate TG4126 chromosome 5, MPM_Emac_v1.0, whole genome shotgun sequence genome contains:
- the TINCR gene encoding TINCR ubiquitin domain containing, which gives rise to METLRRSLSRWKRYHIKVHLAEDDVLLPLTVRPTDNMMDLRAHLVREGVTSWKKTFYYNARQLGEHETVKEAKIQNGSVLLLVSDER